From Calothrix sp. PCC 6303, a single genomic window includes:
- a CDS encoding LysM peptidoglycan-binding domain-containing M23 family metallopeptidase, translated as MIVAHRLLILCCLPTIFGMILAPRNIVVAQTNSNDCPASALSRFLRHKVTSGETIESIAQRYNLARESITKMNPDGLRNGKIKVGSEILIPPYDGNIIEVSRGQSWREISKRYRVRADVLFELNGCKPPSGLAFIPINRTSNRRVQPASDSNDSSTISKFTSFPVPRKSVISLPYGWQNNPKTGEVFFHSGIDIQTAIGTPTQSVGDGTVVFAGTQGTYGNLVIINHGGGLQSRYGQLESIKVKVGEQLKAGDLIGVVGATGQPSSIQPHLHFEIRATSSLGWVAKDPKEFLENQGDVPPKNLPQIPKE; from the coding sequence ATGATTGTTGCCCACCGCTTACTAATTCTGTGTTGCTTACCTACTATTTTTGGGATGATATTGGCACCTAGAAATATAGTAGTGGCACAAACTAACTCCAACGACTGTCCCGCTTCTGCTCTATCACGTTTTTTGCGTCACAAGGTGACTAGTGGTGAAACAATCGAAAGTATCGCCCAGCGTTATAATCTTGCACGAGAAAGTATCACCAAAATGAATCCTGATGGACTACGTAACGGTAAAATTAAAGTTGGTAGTGAAATTTTGATACCTCCCTACGATGGTAATATCATTGAAGTGTCGCGGGGACAATCTTGGCGAGAAATATCCAAAAGATATCGAGTTCGTGCAGATGTTTTGTTTGAATTGAACGGGTGTAAACCTCCATCTGGATTAGCGTTTATCCCCATCAACCGCACCTCAAATCGCCGTGTCCAACCTGCGTCCGATTCTAATGATAGTTCCACCATCAGTAAATTTACAAGTTTTCCTGTACCGAGAAAATCTGTTATTTCCTTACCCTACGGTTGGCAAAATAATCCCAAAACTGGCGAAGTGTTTTTTCACAGCGGGATTGATATTCAAACTGCTATTGGTACCCCAACTCAAAGTGTTGGTGATGGAACAGTGGTTTTTGCCGGCACACAGGGAACCTATGGTAATTTAGTCATCATTAACCACGGTGGTGGTTTACAAAGCCGCTATGGTCAATTAGAAAGCATTAAAGTGAAGGTTGGAGAACAACTAAAAGCTGGCGATTTAATTGGTGTTGTAGGAGCAACAGGACAACCATCATCAATTCAACCCCATCTCCATTTTGAAATCCGTGCAACTTCCTCTTTAGGTTGGGTAGCAAAAGATCCCAAAGAGTTTCTGGAAAATCAAGGTGATGTTCCACCTAAGAACCTTCCACAAATACCGAAAGAGTGA
- a CDS encoding FUSC family protein, which yields MLQSSLHQIWNQIKFLPWHQSLCYAIEVSIPLIAGFACGQMRYGVVAFIGSMYVGLVANVDGSFRDRFTAAIAGSILITGCAELGGLFANIPILLNLGILILGVAAGWLHTSHLAIEVMCRFAVVGFLFGASQLAAFGTNLIDLDEKAAIAFLAGGIWTILVIALDNALCRKPLVVESNLYTGWIRIRSRQTAGFRFGLSYGIVAVIAFAGSGIIGLPRPFWVAATTLMVMKPDSRLTVRRTLQRLLGTLIGVLVVERIIQFVQNPWLLITFCTITALFVPIGLAKNYTLCSAAITVLIMLVMDLLTLIHGADPLLLQIRFYATAVGCVLAVIGTAIAYPDLWWRN from the coding sequence GTGCTGCAATCTTCACTACATCAGATATGGAACCAGATCAAGTTTTTGCCGTGGCATCAGTCGTTGTGCTACGCCATAGAGGTTAGTATACCGCTGATTGCTGGATTTGCTTGTGGGCAGATGCGTTATGGTGTGGTGGCTTTCATTGGTAGCATGTATGTTGGTCTGGTTGCCAATGTAGATGGAAGTTTTCGTGATCGATTCACCGCTGCGATCGCAGGATCAATTTTAATCACAGGATGCGCCGAACTTGGTGGATTGTTTGCGAATATTCCGATTCTGCTGAATCTAGGTATTTTGATTTTGGGAGTTGCGGCTGGTTGGTTGCATACTTCCCATCTCGCAATTGAAGTAATGTGTCGATTTGCGGTGGTTGGGTTTCTGTTTGGTGCTTCTCAATTGGCAGCATTTGGAACAAACTTGATTGATTTGGATGAAAAAGCTGCGATCGCATTTTTGGCAGGAGGCATTTGGACAATTCTGGTAATTGCCCTTGATAATGCACTATGCCGAAAACCTCTTGTGGTTGAATCTAATTTGTATACCGGCTGGATACGTATTCGCTCCAGACAAACAGCAGGCTTTAGATTTGGATTGTCCTATGGCATTGTTGCGGTAATTGCCTTTGCCGGAAGTGGGATAATTGGATTACCTCGACCTTTTTGGGTGGCAGCAACAACCCTCATGGTAATGAAGCCAGATAGCCGATTAACAGTACGACGAACCTTACAGCGTCTGCTTGGTACTTTAATTGGGGTGTTGGTGGTGGAAAGAATTATTCAGTTCGTTCAAAATCCTTGGCTACTGATTACTTTTTGTACAATTACTGCCTTGTTTGTGCCAATTGGTTTAGCTAAAAATTATACTTTATGTTCTGCGGCAATCACAGTGTTAATTATGCTAGTGATGGATTTACTCACCCTCATCCACGGTGCTGATCCGTTACTATTACAGATCAGGTTTTATGCCACTGCTGTTGGTTGTGTTCTGGCTGTAATTGGAACTGCGATCGCATATCCAGATTTATGGTGGCGAAATTAA
- a CDS encoding HhoA/HhoB/HtrA family serine endopeptidase — MKLSLKQLAVYLSLVMFGGTFGGGAVLFASSMMSPQKRSFLELKNVTVASPSDVVTTSPVGGVIGAVGGENVNFVSTAVQRTGPAVVRINATRKVANPISDAFKNPLLRRFFGEDEQPIPQERIERGTGSGFILSQGGRVLTNAHVVTDTDTVQLTLKDGRTFSGKVVGIDTVTDVAAVQIEGADQLPTVKLGNSQNLTPGQWAIAIGNPLGLDNTVTIGIISATERTSAQVGVPEKRVSFIQTDAAINPGNSGGPLLNAQGEVIGVNTAIRADAQGLGFAIPIETAARIADELFTKGRVDHPFLGVEMVDLTPNKKQQINQENNLNVKQDNGILVKGVMDKSPAKIGGLLPGDIILKVNRKPMKTAAQVQKQVEASSVGDILEIEVNRNGKALIFKVQSGAYPKK, encoded by the coding sequence ATGAAGTTATCCTTGAAGCAACTTGCCGTTTATTTATCTCTAGTGATGTTTGGTGGTACGTTTGGTGGTGGTGCGGTGTTATTTGCTAGTTCCATGATGTCACCACAAAAACGCTCATTTCTAGAGTTAAAAAATGTCACAGTAGCTTCACCTTCCGATGTTGTCACCACAAGTCCTGTGGGAGGAGTAATTGGGGCAGTGGGTGGTGAGAATGTGAATTTTGTTTCCACAGCAGTACAGCGGACGGGTCCTGCGGTGGTGCGAATTAATGCCACACGCAAAGTTGCAAATCCCATTTCTGATGCTTTTAAAAATCCCCTGTTGAGGAGGTTTTTTGGCGAAGATGAACAACCAATTCCCCAAGAACGAATTGAACGAGGTACGGGATCTGGTTTTATTTTGAGTCAGGGGGGACGGGTACTAACCAATGCTCACGTAGTTACTGATACAGATACAGTACAGTTGACACTGAAGGATGGGAGAACTTTTAGTGGCAAGGTTGTAGGTATAGATACTGTTACAGATGTTGCCGCAGTTCAAATTGAAGGTGCTGATCAGTTACCGACGGTAAAATTGGGCAACTCACAAAACCTGACTCCTGGACAATGGGCGATCGCTATTGGCAATCCGCTGGGTTTAGATAATACTGTCACCATTGGAATTATTAGTGCCACAGAGCGCACCAGCGCTCAGGTTGGGGTTCCTGAAAAGCGCGTTAGCTTTATTCAAACGGATGCGGCAATTAACCCAGGAAACTCTGGTGGACCATTGTTAAATGCTCAAGGTGAGGTGATTGGGGTAAACACTGCAATCCGCGCTGATGCTCAAGGATTGGGCTTTGCCATACCCATAGAAACTGCTGCTCGCATTGCCGATGAACTATTTACCAAGGGTCGTGTCGATCATCCTTTCTTGGGTGTGGAGATGGTTGATTTAACTCCCAATAAGAAGCAACAAATTAACCAGGAAAACAATCTCAATGTGAAGCAGGACAATGGAATCCTAGTTAAGGGGGTAATGGATAAATCACCAGCTAAAATTGGTGGGTTACTACCTGGGGACATTATTTTGAAAGTTAATCGCAAACCAATGAAAACTGCCGCACAGGTTCAAAAACAAGTGGAAGCAAGTTCAGTTGGCGATATCCTGGAAATTGAAGTCAACCGTAATGGGAAAGCTCTGATATTTAAAGTGCAATCAGGAGCTTATCCAAAGAAGTAA